In the genome of Qipengyuania seohaensis, one region contains:
- the nusB gene encoding transcription antitermination factor NusB, producing the protein MNTAPRSQARSAARLGAVQALYQQQMEGTSTIRLLDEFHQHRLGKVIEDEEYADADVAFFDDVVKGVDARREEIDDLLTARLASGWTLARLDKTMLQILRAGTYELLARVDVPKAASISEYVDVAKAFFDDREAKFVNGILDAVAKETGR; encoded by the coding sequence GTGAACACAGCCCCCCGCTCCCAGGCCCGTAGCGCCGCCCGTCTCGGCGCCGTGCAGGCACTCTACCAGCAGCAGATGGAGGGCACCTCCACCATCCGCCTGCTCGACGAATTCCACCAGCACCGTCTCGGCAAGGTGATCGAGGACGAGGAATACGCCGACGCCGATGTCGCGTTCTTCGACGATGTCGTGAAGGGAGTCGACGCCCGCCGCGAAGAGATCGACGACCTCCTGACCGCGCGCCTTGCCTCCGGCTGGACGCTCGCACGCCTCGACAAGACCATGCTCCAGATCCTGCGTGCCGGCACATACGAACTGCTGGCCCGTGTCGACGTGCCCAAGGCCGCTTCGATCAGCGAATACGTCGATGTCGCCAAGGCATTCTTCGACGATCGCGAGGCCAAGTTCGTCAACGGCATCCTCGACGCGGTTGCGAAAGAGACGGGACGCTGA
- the hisD gene encoding histidinol dehydrogenase → MLLLRTTDADFEAKFARVVRDRRESDAQVGRDVAGILSEVRESGDKALVEYTKRFDGHNLSSDGDWSISKQACEKAYHAIDAELRDALETAATRIRAYHEGQLPEDRDYTDSIGMRLGARWSAVEAAGLYVPGGRAAYPSSLLMNAIPAKVAGVDRLVVTTPTPKGEVNELVLAAAHVAGIDEIWRVGGAQAVAALAYGTERIERVDVITGPGNAWVAEAKRQLYGVVGIDMVAGPSEILVIADGKNDPDWIAADLLSQAEHDPTSQSILITDDAAFAAQVSDAIDLAFMKLPTAKTARQSWDDHGLVVIVDTLDDAIPLADRLAAEHVEIAVDDPEPLFAKLRHAGSVFLGRNTPEAVGDYIAGPNHVLPTGRRARFASGLSVLDFMKRTSFIGATPDALAAIGPAAVRLAEAEGLPAHALSISKRLK, encoded by the coding sequence ATGTTGTTGCTGCGTACCACCGATGCCGATTTCGAGGCGAAGTTCGCCCGCGTCGTGCGCGACCGGCGCGAAAGCGATGCGCAGGTCGGCCGCGACGTTGCTGGCATTCTCAGCGAAGTACGCGAAAGCGGCGACAAGGCGCTGGTGGAATACACCAAGCGCTTCGACGGCCATAACCTGTCGAGCGATGGCGACTGGTCGATTTCCAAGCAAGCATGCGAAAAAGCCTATCACGCCATTGATGCCGAACTTCGCGACGCGCTGGAAACGGCGGCGACACGCATTCGCGCCTATCATGAGGGCCAGCTTCCCGAAGATCGCGACTATACCGATAGCATCGGCATGCGCCTTGGTGCGCGCTGGTCGGCTGTCGAGGCGGCGGGGCTGTACGTCCCCGGCGGACGCGCAGCCTATCCCTCATCGCTGCTGATGAATGCGATCCCCGCCAAGGTTGCGGGTGTCGACCGGCTGGTCGTGACCACCCCCACGCCGAAGGGCGAAGTGAACGAACTGGTCCTCGCCGCAGCCCATGTGGCAGGCATCGATGAAATCTGGCGTGTTGGCGGCGCACAGGCTGTCGCCGCTCTTGCTTACGGCACCGAGCGGATCGAGCGGGTCGACGTCATCACCGGCCCGGGCAACGCCTGGGTCGCCGAGGCCAAACGCCAGCTTTATGGCGTGGTCGGCATCGACATGGTTGCCGGACCCAGCGAAATCCTCGTCATTGCGGACGGCAAGAACGATCCCGACTGGATCGCCGCAGACCTGTTGAGCCAGGCGGAGCACGATCCGACCAGCCAGTCGATCCTCATCACCGACGATGCCGCTTTCGCCGCGCAGGTGAGCGATGCGATCGACCTCGCCTTCATGAAATTGCCGACGGCCAAGACCGCCAGGCAGAGTTGGGACGATCACGGGCTCGTCGTCATCGTCGACACGCTCGACGATGCGATCCCGCTTGCGGACCGGCTGGCTGCCGAGCATGTCGAAATCGCGGTCGACGATCCCGAACCCCTGTTCGCGAAGCTCCGCCATGCCGGCAGCGTTTTCCTTGGGCGCAACACGCCCGAGGCGGTCGGCGACTATATCGCCGGTCCCAACCACGTCCTTCCGACCGGACGCCGCGCCCGTTTCGCGAGCGGCCTCTCCGTGCTCGATTTCATGAAACGCACCAGCTTCATCGGCGCTACGCCCGATGCCCTCGCCGCGATCGGTCCTGCCGCCGTTCGCCTGGCCGAGGCCGAAGGGCTTCCCGCCCACGCTCTTTCCATTTCCAAGAGGCTCAAGTGA
- the hisG gene encoding ATP phosphoribosyltransferase — translation MNSGLTFAVPKGRILDEALPVMARAGVVPEDGFHDKSNRSLTFATTREDMRLIRVRAFDVATFVAHGAAQMGIVGSDVIEEFDYAELYAPVDLDIGHCHLAVAEPKGASATNGASHLRVATKYPNITRRHFERMGIQAECVKLNGAMEIAPELGLAGRIVDLVSTGTTLRENGLVESSHIMDISARLIVNRAALKTDPRVAELVEAFRADSEQRDAA, via the coding sequence ATGAATAGTGGACTGACCTTCGCCGTGCCCAAGGGGCGCATTCTCGACGAGGCGTTGCCCGTGATGGCGCGCGCCGGAGTGGTGCCCGAGGATGGCTTTCACGACAAGAGCAACCGCTCGCTCACCTTCGCCACCACGCGCGAGGACATGCGACTGATCCGTGTACGCGCGTTCGATGTGGCTACCTTTGTAGCCCACGGCGCTGCTCAGATGGGCATTGTAGGCTCTGATGTAATAGAAGAGTTCGATTATGCAGAGCTCTACGCACCCGTCGATCTCGATATCGGCCATTGCCATCTCGCTGTCGCCGAACCCAAAGGTGCGAGCGCGACGAACGGCGCCAGCCACCTGCGCGTTGCGACCAAATATCCCAATATCACCCGCCGCCATTTCGAGCGGATGGGAATTCAGGCGGAATGCGTGAAGCTGAACGGCGCAATGGAAATCGCGCCCGAGCTTGGCCTTGCCGGACGGATCGTCGACCTCGTTTCGACGGGCACTACCCTGCGTGAAAACGGACTCGTGGAATCCAGCCACATCATGGACATTTCCGCGCGGCTGATCGTCAACCGTGCCGCGCTCAAGACCGATCCGCGCGTTGCCGAACTGGTCGAGGCCTTCCGCGCCGACAGCGAACAGCGGGACGCGGCCTGA
- a CDS encoding DUF2332 domain-containing protein: MTAGGVMDIVSVPEAIEWQATHAEQAGAPGTAQVVRALLALEDSEAATARRIFAWQGLSLRDAMPLRITGGIHNLLLTGDEPRLEALYAGRMPSQSDADALIRELVETHDTRLLPWLDGPPQTNEAGRSSSFAAALLWLADGRTSAQFEWLEIGASAGINTMMGRYRYELGDVHVGPQGSPMIITPEWRGKAPPNTGYTLVTARGSDIAPVDLTDRAEALRLKSFVWPEATGRMARIDAAIMLAEDEPPHIDRMDAGQWVKAELAKPQDKGVTRVLAHSIMWQYLPDATQDLIEEAMQEAGARASANKPFAHISLETNRETFAHELHVRYWPGGGEAVHLANAHPHGAWVDWLGG, from the coding sequence ATGACCGCTGGCGGTGTAATGGATATCGTTTCGGTCCCCGAAGCTATCGAGTGGCAGGCGACGCATGCCGAACAGGCGGGCGCTCCCGGGACGGCGCAAGTTGTCCGCGCGCTCCTGGCGCTGGAAGATAGCGAGGCGGCAACCGCGCGCAGGATTTTCGCGTGGCAGGGATTGAGCCTGCGCGATGCGATGCCGCTCAGGATTACCGGAGGCATTCACAACCTCCTCCTCACCGGTGACGAACCGCGACTGGAGGCGCTTTACGCCGGGCGCATGCCGTCGCAATCCGATGCCGACGCCCTCATTCGCGAGCTGGTAGAGACCCACGATACGCGGCTACTCCCATGGCTCGACGGGCCGCCGCAAACCAATGAGGCGGGGCGCTCTTCAAGCTTCGCCGCAGCTCTGCTCTGGCTGGCGGACGGGCGGACTTCGGCGCAGTTCGAATGGCTTGAGATCGGCGCGAGCGCGGGGATCAACACGATGATGGGTCGCTATAGATATGAGTTGGGCGATGTGCATGTCGGCCCCCAAGGCAGCCCCATGATCATCACTCCGGAGTGGCGCGGCAAAGCCCCTCCGAATACTGGTTACACCCTCGTAACGGCGCGCGGAAGCGACATCGCCCCCGTCGATCTGACGGATAGAGCCGAGGCCTTGCGGCTCAAGAGCTTCGTCTGGCCCGAGGCGACGGGACGCATGGCACGCATCGATGCAGCGATCATGCTCGCCGAGGACGAGCCGCCGCATATCGACCGGATGGATGCCGGCCAGTGGGTGAAAGCGGAATTGGCGAAGCCTCAGGACAAAGGCGTGACGCGCGTTCTCGCCCATTCCATCATGTGGCAATACCTGCCCGACGCTACGCAGGACCTGATCGAAGAGGCCATGCAGGAGGCGGGGGCGCGAGCGAGCGCAAACAAGCCTTTTGCCCACATTTCGCTTGAAACCAATCGCGAGACTTTCGCCCACGAATTGCATGTTCGCTACTGGCCCGGTGGAGGCGAGGCGGTGCACCTCGCGAATGCCCATCCGCACGGTGCTTGGGTGGATTGGCTGGGCGGCTAA
- a CDS encoding alpha/beta fold hydrolase produces the protein MNWPQKRVALANGIELDVVDTGPTDAPALIFLHGFPENHRTWRNQIAHFEDRFRCVAPDQRGYRGSSTPEKVEDYTPDKLVGDVFLLADALGIGEFTIVGHDWGGAIAWGVAMAGEQMGRVPRAVIANAPHHAVFQKLLYTSPVQREASQYMRGFRDPAKDELVREHGLFGILQDQINWDAPDKMEPEERAILLKDWQDRETAFAMLKWYRASPIDIPPLDAPYETPEGWSPPELPKLTIPTLVIWAQDDLALPPENTAELGKYVEKLTLVEVPDCGHFVPWEAPDAVNAAMDAFLAQTD, from the coding sequence ATGAACTGGCCACAAAAGCGCGTCGCGCTGGCGAATGGCATCGAACTCGACGTCGTCGATACCGGGCCAACCGATGCCCCTGCTCTGATCTTCCTGCATGGCTTTCCGGAGAACCACCGTACCTGGCGCAACCAGATCGCGCATTTCGAGGATCGCTTCCGCTGCGTGGCGCCCGACCAGCGCGGCTACCGCGGATCGAGCACCCCCGAAAAGGTAGAGGACTATACGCCGGACAAGCTGGTCGGCGATGTGTTCCTGCTCGCCGACGCACTCGGGATCGGCGAGTTCACAATTGTCGGTCACGACTGGGGCGGTGCGATTGCATGGGGTGTCGCCATGGCTGGCGAACAGATGGGCCGCGTCCCCCGCGCGGTCATCGCCAATGCCCCGCATCACGCCGTCTTCCAGAAACTGCTCTACACATCGCCCGTCCAGCGAGAAGCAAGCCAGTATATGCGCGGCTTCCGCGATCCGGCCAAGGACGAGCTGGTAAGAGAGCACGGCCTGTTCGGCATCCTGCAGGACCAGATCAACTGGGATGCACCCGACAAGATGGAGCCCGAAGAACGCGCTATCCTGCTGAAAGACTGGCAGGACCGCGAGACGGCTTTTGCGATGCTGAAATGGTATCGCGCAAGTCCGATCGACATCCCGCCGCTCGATGCGCCTTACGAAACGCCCGAAGGCTGGTCGCCGCCCGAGCTACCCAAGCTTACGATACCGACCTTGGTTATCTGGGCGCAGGACGATCTCGCCCTTCCGCCTGAAAACACGGCAGAATTAGGCAAGTATGTCGAGAAGTTGACTCTCGTCGAAGTGCCCGATTGCGGTCATTTCGTGCCGTGGGAAGCGCCCGATGCGGTAAATGCGGCAATGGACGCTTTCCTGGCACAGACGGATTAG
- a CDS encoding SDR family NAD(P)-dependent oxidoreductase, producing the protein MSFEGKTAWITGASSGIGAALARDWSGRGANVVLSGRDEGRLAEVASGLDTDTLILPFDVRDEAAMQAATEQAIGWKGSVDIFVANAGISQRSPAVQTSMQVYRDIIEIDLTAQIAATQALLPHFAERGDGHLLFISSIAGKVGVPMRTAYCAAKHGLIGYADALRGELSRSDIGVHVVCPGSVATDVSRNALTSDGSKRGRSDKVIDNGIRPEDAARRIVDAVAEGQREIIVADGMEEAMGEMRRTPDALFDQVAAMVASGYMEKMQAEE; encoded by the coding sequence ATGAGTTTCGAGGGAAAAACTGCCTGGATTACCGGCGCCAGTAGCGGCATCGGTGCTGCACTCGCACGCGACTGGTCAGGTCGCGGCGCAAACGTGGTACTTTCCGGGCGGGACGAGGGGCGCCTGGCAGAGGTCGCCTCCGGACTCGACACCGACACGCTCATCCTCCCGTTCGACGTCCGCGACGAAGCGGCGATGCAAGCCGCGACAGAGCAGGCAATCGGCTGGAAGGGCAGTGTCGATATCTTCGTTGCCAATGCGGGCATTTCGCAGCGCAGCCCCGCGGTCCAGACTTCGATGCAGGTCTACCGCGACATTATCGAAATCGACCTGACCGCGCAGATCGCCGCGACACAGGCACTGCTACCGCATTTCGCCGAACGCGGCGACGGGCATCTCCTGTTCATCTCCTCGATCGCCGGCAAGGTCGGCGTGCCCATGCGCACCGCCTATTGCGCAGCGAAACACGGGCTGATCGGCTATGCCGATGCTTTGCGCGGTGAATTGTCCCGCAGCGATATCGGCGTCCATGTCGTGTGTCCCGGATCGGTTGCTACCGATGTCAGCCGCAACGCCCTGACCTCCGATGGCAGCAAGCGCGGCCGCAGCGACAAGGTGATCGACAATGGAATCCGTCCCGAAGATGCCGCCCGGCGGATCGTCGATGCGGTGGCCGAGGGACAGCGCGAGATAATTGTCGCTGATGGGATGGAAGAAGCGATGGGCGAGATGCGCCGCACGCCCGACGCGCTGTTCGACCAGGTCGCGGCGATGGTCGCGTCCGGCTACATGGAAAAAATGCAGGCGGAAGAGTGA
- a CDS encoding pirin family protein: MSQIDLTLQPTTHDLGQFEVRRVLPAKKRSMVGPFIFVDQFGPSQLDLGSGMDVRPHPHINLATVTWLFEGAIDHRDSLGSFSTIRPGQVNLMTAGKGIVHSERSPEEERKAGPKLYGMQTWLALPDGREEIDPAFEERKDLPIVEDGRAKAIVIMGELWGERAPTTTYAETIYAEIVLEAGGAIPIEEDADERALMLVGGEASVDGHPLEKYTLNVLQPGRDMTLESKSGARVMLMGGEAFSSNRHAWWNFVSSSRERIQQAKEDWREGRFPVVPGDSEERIELPDGAPKTVTYP; this comes from the coding sequence ATGAGCCAGATCGACCTTACGCTTCAGCCGACGACCCACGATCTCGGCCAGTTCGAGGTCCGACGGGTTCTCCCCGCCAAGAAACGCAGCATGGTCGGCCCCTTTATTTTCGTCGACCAGTTCGGCCCCTCCCAGCTCGATCTCGGCAGCGGCATGGACGTGCGCCCGCACCCGCACATCAACCTTGCGACGGTCACCTGGCTGTTCGAAGGCGCGATCGACCATCGCGACAGCCTGGGTAGCTTCTCGACTATCCGTCCGGGGCAGGTGAACCTGATGACTGCAGGCAAGGGCATCGTTCACTCCGAACGCTCTCCGGAAGAAGAGCGCAAAGCCGGACCCAAGCTCTACGGGATGCAAACCTGGCTTGCTCTGCCGGATGGCCGCGAGGAGATCGATCCCGCTTTCGAAGAACGCAAGGACTTGCCGATCGTCGAAGACGGCCGCGCCAAGGCCATCGTCATCATGGGCGAATTGTGGGGCGAACGCGCGCCAACAACGACCTATGCGGAAACGATCTATGCCGAGATCGTACTGGAGGCCGGCGGGGCGATACCGATCGAAGAAGACGCCGACGAACGGGCCCTCATGTTGGTCGGCGGAGAGGCGAGCGTAGATGGACACCCGCTGGAAAAATATACGCTCAACGTCCTCCAGCCCGGCCGTGACATGACGCTCGAAAGCAAATCGGGTGCGCGCGTGATGCTGATGGGCGGTGAAGCTTTCAGCAGCAATCGCCATGCCTGGTGGAATTTCGTCAGTTCCAGCCGCGAGAGGATCCAGCAGGCCAAGGAAGATTGGCGCGAGGGCCGCTTTCCGGTCGTACCCGGAGACAGCGAAGAGCGGATCGAATTGCCCGACGGTGCACCCAAGACCGTCACCTATCCTTGA
- a CDS encoding BolA family protein encodes MAGPVQQEMERLLTDAFAPTRLEVINDSAKHHGHAGDDGSGESHFTVVIEAPAFSEKSRVERQRMVNKALGDIPGERVHALSIQASAPTS; translated from the coding sequence ATGGCAGGCCCGGTTCAACAGGAGATGGAACGGCTTTTGACGGACGCATTCGCGCCGACGCGCCTCGAAGTGATCAACGACAGTGCCAAGCACCACGGCCACGCGGGCGACGACGGTAGCGGCGAATCCCACTTCACCGTGGTGATCGAGGCTCCCGCCTTTTCCGAAAAGAGCCGCGTCGAACGCCAGCGCATGGTGAATAAGGCGCTGGGCGATATCCCGGGCGAGCGCGTCCACGCCCTATCCATCCAGGCATCTGCACCGACCAGCTAA
- a CDS encoding J domain-containing protein, with the protein MRQTKFHGRYEDTGRVCEHPTCREAGEFRAPGGAGHGFDGPGRWRWMCLDHVREFNAGYDWFEGMTAEEILDAQGPASGWRTESPSFRPTAGVDGMPRWADYDDPLEAISARANGFKSKARRQAEMAMDGRFSREEAEALDTMGLGLDVDRKVLRRRYSELVRRYHPDRNGGDRGYETRLNRVVEAYQTLRKSRAIA; encoded by the coding sequence ATGCGCCAGACAAAGTTTCACGGAAGATATGAAGACACCGGAAGAGTGTGCGAACACCCGACTTGCAGGGAGGCAGGAGAGTTTCGTGCTCCGGGCGGGGCAGGGCATGGCTTCGACGGGCCGGGCAGGTGGCGCTGGATGTGCCTGGATCACGTGCGTGAATTCAACGCCGGGTACGATTGGTTCGAAGGCATGACGGCGGAGGAAATCCTCGACGCGCAGGGCCCTGCCAGCGGCTGGCGAACCGAAAGTCCCAGCTTCAGGCCGACTGCGGGCGTGGACGGCATGCCGCGCTGGGCGGATTACGACGACCCGCTCGAAGCGATCTCGGCGCGGGCCAACGGATTCAAGAGCAAGGCCCGGCGCCAGGCGGAAATGGCGATGGACGGCCGGTTCAGCCGGGAGGAGGCAGAGGCGCTCGACACCATGGGTCTTGGCCTCGACGTGGATCGAAAGGTCCTGCGGCGGCGGTATTCGGAGCTCGTCCGACGCTACCATCCAGACCGGAACGGCGGTGATCGCGGATACGAGACGCGGCTCAACAGGGTCGTCGAAGCCTACCAGACGCTGCGTAAGAGCAGGGCGATCGCCTAA
- a CDS encoding glutathione S-transferase family protein: protein MAEYTFFTNPMSRGQIARWALHEVGADYDTELVEWAAKSEAFLKANPLGKVPTLVHHHGDHIHTVTEAAAICHYLAEMHPEAGLLPEPHEKAAYFRRLFFAAGPVEQAVIANSMGWSVDDPQKQGMLGFGSYERAMDTFDTLMADRDYVCGDRFTMADVYVGSQVDWGLQFGTIPERPVFEAYAQRLRERPAYKEAKAIDMQLVSQQQG, encoded by the coding sequence ATGGCCGAATACACCTTCTTCACCAATCCGATGAGCCGCGGTCAGATTGCGCGCTGGGCACTGCACGAGGTTGGTGCGGATTACGACACGGAACTGGTCGAATGGGCCGCCAAGTCGGAAGCTTTCCTTAAGGCCAATCCGCTCGGCAAGGTTCCCACGCTCGTCCACCATCACGGCGACCACATCCATACCGTCACCGAGGCGGCAGCGATCTGTCATTACCTCGCCGAGATGCATCCCGAAGCGGGGCTTTTGCCCGAGCCGCATGAGAAAGCCGCCTATTTCCGCCGTCTGTTCTTTGCCGCAGGTCCGGTCGAGCAGGCGGTGATCGCCAACAGCATGGGCTGGAGCGTCGACGATCCGCAGAAGCAGGGCATGCTCGGGTTCGGCAGCTACGAGCGGGCGATGGACACCTTCGACACGCTCATGGCGGACCGCGACTATGTATGCGGAGATCGCTTCACCATGGCTGATGTCTATGTCGGCAGCCAGGTCGACTGGGGATTGCAATTCGGCACAATTCCCGAGCGGCCTGTATTCGAGGCCTATGCGCAGCGACTACGCGAAAGGCCTGCCTACAAGGAAGCCAAGGCGATCGACATGCAACTGGTGTCGCAGCAGCAGGGTTAG
- a CDS encoding oxygenase MpaB family protein, protein MPQDPLSERIRMKLVERVRGVFNDVEGGEQPVPVSDDALFDKDTPIRMVHADIVGMMVGGIRGLLLQMLHPHALQGVLDHSNFRSDMHGRLRRTARFIAVTTFGHRDDAQVAIERVNRIHAAVGGTLPDGSPYSASDPRTLAWVHVAEATSFLAAYLRHVRPDMPGSEQDEYYRQFAVIARALGADPIPIDRREAEQIFRELRSDLATSPKAREIADLVLTQRPEGAPPAVQSMLGAEAVALLPPFARSMLGLERPGIGALPARAATWGVGKTLRWAFRQN, encoded by the coding sequence ATGCCCCAAGACCCGCTTTCAGAACGCATCCGCATGAAGCTCGTCGAGCGCGTGCGCGGCGTGTTCAACGATGTCGAAGGCGGGGAACAGCCGGTCCCGGTTTCGGATGATGCCCTGTTCGATAAAGATACGCCCATACGCATGGTGCACGCGGACATCGTGGGCATGATGGTCGGCGGGATCCGCGGTTTGCTGTTGCAGATGCTCCATCCGCACGCGCTGCAGGGTGTCCTCGATCATTCCAATTTCCGCTCCGACATGCATGGCCGGCTGAGGCGCACTGCGCGCTTCATCGCGGTCACGACCTTCGGTCACCGCGACGATGCGCAGGTGGCGATAGAGCGGGTCAACCGGATCCATGCAGCGGTTGGCGGCACCCTGCCCGACGGTTCGCCCTATTCCGCCAGCGATCCGCGCACTCTCGCCTGGGTCCACGTTGCCGAAGCCACTAGCTTCCTGGCGGCCTATTTGCGTCATGTCCGTCCAGACATGCCGGGCAGCGAGCAGGACGAATACTATCGCCAGTTCGCCGTCATCGCCCGCGCACTCGGCGCGGATCCGATCCCGATCGACCGGCGCGAGGCCGAGCAGATATTCCGCGAACTGCGCAGCGATCTCGCAACATCGCCTAAGGCACGCGAGATCGCCGATCTGGTTCTCACGCAGCGACCGGAAGGGGCACCGCCTGCCGTCCAGTCAATGCTCGGTGCAGAAGCGGTGGCGCTGCTTCCTCCCTTTGCTCGCTCGATGCTCGGCCTCGAAAGACCTGGCATCGGGGCACTCCCAGCCCGAGCGGCCACTTGGGGCGTAGGCAAGACACTACGATGGGCCTTCCGCCAAAATTGA
- a CDS encoding AAA family ATPase produces MNEMTDKTFDAAAKTVLPAPDIEVDVRETFGIDIDWKVPAFSKPDERTPDLDESYVFDPDTTLAILAGFAHDRRVMVQGYHGTGKSTHIEQVAARLNWPCIRINLDAHISRIDLVGRDAIVLRDGLQVTEFREGLLPWALQHPVALVFDEYDAGRPDVMFVIQRVLEQQGKLTLLDQNRVIRPDPNFRLFATANTVGLGDTSGLYHGTQAINQGQMDRWNIVVGLNYLPAETEQKIVEAKNPDIDPKILADMIKVADLSRQGFINGDISTVMSPRTVITWAQNYAIFKDVGFAFRLSFLNKCDEEERMLVAEYYQRVFGEDLPESVVGKS; encoded by the coding sequence ATGAACGAGATGACCGACAAGACCTTCGACGCGGCTGCCAAAACCGTCCTTCCCGCACCCGATATCGAGGTGGATGTCCGCGAGACATTCGGCATCGACATCGACTGGAAAGTACCGGCGTTTTCCAAGCCTGACGAACGCACGCCTGACCTGGACGAAAGCTATGTGTTCGATCCGGACACGACGCTCGCCATCCTCGCGGGCTTCGCGCACGATCGCCGCGTGATGGTACAGGGCTATCACGGCACGGGTAAGTCCACCCACATCGAACAGGTCGCAGCCCGCCTCAACTGGCCTTGCATCCGCATCAACCTCGATGCGCATATCAGCCGTATCGACCTCGTCGGCCGCGATGCCATCGTGCTGCGCGACGGATTGCAGGTGACCGAATTTCGCGAAGGCCTGCTTCCCTGGGCGCTGCAGCACCCCGTCGCGCTGGTGTTCGACGAATATGACGCTGGCCGCCCGGACGTGATGTTCGTGATCCAGCGCGTGCTCGAACAGCAGGGCAAGCTCACGTTGCTCGACCAGAACCGCGTGATCCGCCCGGACCCGAACTTCCGCCTGTTCGCCACGGCCAACACGGTCGGCCTCGGCGATACGAGTGGCCTCTATCACGGCACGCAGGCGATCAACCAGGGCCAGATGGACCGCTGGAACATCGTGGTGGGCCTCAACTACCTGCCCGCCGAAACCGAGCAGAAGATCGTCGAGGCGAAGAACCCCGACATCGATCCCAAGATCCTCGCCGACATGATCAAGGTCGCCGACCTGTCGCGCCAGGGTTTCATCAATGGCGATATCTCGACCGTGATGAGCCCGCGTACGGTGATCACCTGGGCGCAGAATTACGCCATCTTCAAGGATGTCGGCTTTGCCTTCCGCCTCTCGTTCCTCAACAAATGCGACGAGGAAGAGCGCATGCTGGTGGCCGAATACTACCAGCGCGTGTTCGGCGAAGACCTGCCCGAAAGCGTGGTCGGGAAGAGTTAA